The following proteins come from a genomic window of Bradyrhizobium paxllaeri:
- a CDS encoding CHAT domain-containing protein, which produces MPPADPIPVVATVELIGDRWIWRIDCGPDGEAIDFQSGPVDDVRDASRDMNDSLRALVDVVKGWSDLSEVARAEHVNALKQRGRRLAGAFFDGRQDEFARYLGLLTSPVLTQYTYGRSEQPLFEHCLLNDGNGEFFLGERCICRYRVINAKRADLRKHYEAAQLSGPRLVGYAEDSSLDSACRIHKKPDPSRSEEEISILTDLAGGEDSLSVLDALTESLSDAELEVLRNWIAEKNHVLHFNCHTDQSLELPRLRLRSGAKIGILEMTHPMKAADFRGTLVFLNASSSVIGRSSLKTSIAEFFRQRRASCILCTTGPIEDRFATRLARVFYDYLGDGMNVVTALLAARQKLLEEGHPMALQYTFIGNDNHRLV; this is translated from the coding sequence ATGCCTCCCGCTGATCCAATTCCGGTCGTCGCCACCGTCGAGCTCATCGGTGACCGCTGGATATGGAGAATCGATTGCGGGCCAGATGGTGAGGCGATCGATTTTCAGAGCGGGCCTGTCGACGACGTTCGGGATGCATCTCGTGACATGAACGATTCGCTGCGGGCGCTTGTGGACGTCGTAAAGGGATGGAGCGACCTTTCGGAGGTTGCGAGAGCCGAGCACGTGAACGCTCTCAAACAGCGTGGAAGGCGTTTGGCCGGAGCGTTTTTCGATGGCAGGCAAGACGAATTCGCCAGATATCTGGGTCTGCTGACTTCTCCGGTCCTGACGCAGTACACCTATGGTCGCTCAGAACAGCCCTTGTTCGAGCACTGCTTACTGAACGACGGCAACGGCGAATTCTTCCTCGGAGAGCGATGCATCTGCCGATATAGAGTGATCAATGCCAAGCGAGCTGACCTGAGAAAGCACTATGAAGCGGCCCAGCTTTCTGGCCCGAGATTGGTGGGCTACGCCGAAGATAGTTCGCTAGATAGCGCATGCCGGATACACAAGAAGCCTGATCCCTCTCGGTCGGAGGAGGAGATCTCCATCCTGACGGATTTGGCGGGCGGCGAAGACAGCCTGTCGGTGCTCGACGCCCTGACTGAGTCCCTTTCGGATGCCGAGCTGGAGGTTCTGCGGAATTGGATTGCCGAGAAGAACCACGTCCTGCATTTCAATTGCCACACGGACCAGAGCTTAGAACTTCCCAGGCTGCGGTTGCGTTCCGGCGCGAAGATCGGGATTTTGGAAATGACCCATCCGATGAAGGCGGCGGACTTTCGCGGAACCCTGGTGTTTCTCAACGCCAGCTCGTCTGTGATCGGCAGAAGTAGCCTCAAGACGTCGATTGCCGAATTCTTTCGCCAGCGCCGGGCATCATGCATCCTCTGCACGACCGGACCGATCGAAGACCGCTTCGCGACGAGGCTGGCGAGAGTATTTTATGACTATCTTGGAGACGGCATGAACGTGGTGACCGCGCTCTTGGCTGCGAGACAGAAGTTGCTCGAGGAGGGGCATCCGATGGCGCTCCAGTATACTTTTATCGGCAACGACAACCATCGTCTGGTTTGA
- a CDS encoding pYEATS domain-containing protein gives MRYYLNIGEEAVFFLIARGGIGKTTLLAKFMLDHAMNQSRQFPFVYLDFDRATLHTREPRQLLFEAARQVSLQFPEVEAELAELTAGLHEEMAAGRSSSITFFDRFRHVVQKLTRGSRAFLIVFDTMEVVQYDPASLAAVINFVTYLNGFTAAGAFPELRIVASGRADVPELRTEQDLRSDRNRLILQPLSWSDAGLMARNVGRDFIGDEWQAHWESLVAGNPSDPPERREPLVIRVAIELIRSCKPEDRERLVQSIAKDGENASDGFVGLLYERRILEHVQEEEVRKLAWPGLVARRVTRNIIATTLAPICDLDPDKVDQVFKALANEVWMVEEEDNGEVLRHRTDLRSRTLPLMRKRDPEKFDNVNSAVRQYYESRQLTPKARAEWLYHRLLGGEHPDRVDRDWTDDMAMLLAGAADDFAADSEARAYVMGRTAEALLPPQSVQKLSPRLALDHVARTGAQLGSFDDTRIEPIVLSLSQRIANPQIASSYPHPVKAVLLAKTGQWNVPASFEGGTSEWRAHAEFARLFKRARDAGELQDESTETIDDRLPLRTLVQELAAARIARSPRESLLDRMVTNRLREATGYVQPSDFATLRTAVVFGWQSSVPAARAWFGLQDLPTAPKAVSLAEIAALMDINRSQRRAMRSSLEPRLKNLSISWSDLAANARTKTPKVARIGNPDFRLAVLDQAQKLLGGDNPDNIHVLRRFFAARNDDWIVPLGYAAARVLGVPSEIVDLFKQLVREAYLPTRPEPGFRRPDDALQLFRWADEGANLNRTATAVLDLASGPEAADLRQMRLHLQRWREQIDELLNRNEAEGADAPPSPGEVVHPDDLQKGRWGGRPERNGRRLEAKIGEVDRESFDVDLTVLSTDGSLLEGPVLFHLHDSFPRKTIYIRRIREGSSAVLEEVNAYGTFTVGAQVKTADGRWTGLELDLVNLQGLPRRFIGR, from the coding sequence GTGCGATACTATTTGAACATCGGCGAAGAGGCCGTCTTTTTTCTCATTGCGCGTGGAGGTATCGGCAAGACGACACTGCTTGCAAAATTCATGCTTGATCATGCCATGAATCAGTCGCGACAGTTTCCCTTTGTCTACCTCGATTTCGATCGAGCGACGCTTCATACGCGCGAGCCCCGCCAGCTGCTGTTCGAAGCGGCGCGTCAGGTGAGCTTGCAGTTCCCCGAAGTGGAGGCTGAACTTGCTGAGCTCACCGCAGGTCTACATGAGGAAATGGCGGCCGGTCGTTCATCTTCAATTACTTTCTTTGATCGCTTTCGCCATGTGGTTCAGAAGCTTACACGAGGAAGCCGCGCGTTTCTTATCGTGTTCGACACGATGGAGGTCGTACAATATGATCCGGCATCGTTAGCGGCAGTCATTAATTTCGTTACCTATCTCAATGGGTTCACGGCCGCTGGAGCATTTCCCGAACTGAGGATCGTTGCTTCCGGCCGGGCCGACGTGCCCGAATTGAGGACCGAGCAAGACCTGCGGTCCGACAGAAACCGCTTAATTCTGCAGCCGCTTTCGTGGTCGGACGCCGGTCTGATGGCCAGGAATGTTGGGCGCGACTTCATAGGCGATGAATGGCAAGCTCACTGGGAAAGTTTGGTGGCCGGTAACCCATCGGATCCGCCGGAGCGCCGTGAGCCGCTGGTCATCCGAGTTGCGATCGAACTCATTCGGTCATGCAAGCCTGAGGATCGCGAGCGCCTGGTGCAGTCCATTGCTAAAGATGGTGAGAATGCCAGCGACGGCTTCGTCGGGTTGCTTTACGAGCGGCGCATCCTCGAACATGTCCAGGAGGAGGAAGTACGCAAGCTGGCTTGGCCTGGCCTCGTCGCTCGTCGGGTGACGCGCAACATTATTGCGACGACGTTGGCGCCGATTTGCGACTTGGATCCTGATAAGGTCGATCAAGTATTCAAGGCCCTCGCAAATGAAGTCTGGATGGTGGAGGAGGAAGACAATGGCGAAGTGTTGCGGCATCGTACCGACCTTCGTTCGCGCACACTTCCGCTCATGCGCAAACGTGATCCAGAGAAGTTTGACAACGTAAACAGCGCGGTCCGGCAATACTATGAATCCCGGCAGCTAACACCCAAAGCCCGCGCGGAATGGCTTTACCACCGCTTGCTTGGTGGCGAGCATCCCGATCGCGTCGATCGCGACTGGACAGACGACATGGCAATGCTGCTGGCAGGGGCTGCCGACGATTTCGCCGCGGATAGTGAGGCGAGAGCCTACGTTATGGGCCGCACGGCCGAAGCGTTGCTCCCACCGCAATCCGTTCAGAAGCTTTCCCCGCGCTTGGCGCTCGATCATGTTGCACGGACAGGGGCGCAACTCGGCTCGTTCGACGACACGCGGATCGAACCGATTGTCTTGAGCTTATCTCAGCGCATAGCAAATCCACAGATCGCCTCAAGCTACCCGCACCCCGTCAAGGCTGTCCTGCTCGCCAAGACCGGGCAGTGGAATGTGCCTGCAAGTTTCGAAGGAGGAACAAGCGAATGGCGCGCGCACGCCGAATTCGCCAGGCTTTTCAAGCGGGCCCGAGATGCCGGCGAGCTGCAAGACGAATCGACGGAAACAATCGACGATAGACTTCCTCTGAGGACCCTCGTTCAGGAGCTTGCAGCAGCCCGAATTGCACGCTCACCAAGGGAATCTCTGCTCGACAGAATGGTGACGAATAGATTGCGTGAGGCCACAGGCTATGTACAACCTTCCGACTTCGCTACCTTGCGCACGGCTGTGGTGTTCGGCTGGCAGTCGTCTGTTCCGGCCGCTCGCGCATGGTTCGGCCTGCAGGACCTGCCCACCGCCCCGAAGGCCGTTTCGCTGGCTGAAATAGCCGCGCTCATGGACATCAATCGCTCGCAGCGCAGAGCGATGAGAAGCAGTCTTGAGCCTCGGCTCAAGAACCTCTCGATCAGCTGGAGCGACCTGGCCGCCAATGCCCGTACCAAGACGCCTAAAGTAGCTCGTATTGGGAATCCAGACTTTCGGCTGGCGGTATTGGACCAGGCGCAGAAATTGTTGGGCGGAGACAATCCCGACAACATCCATGTTCTTCGTCGCTTCTTCGCAGCCAGAAACGATGATTGGATAGTTCCGCTTGGCTATGCCGCGGCCCGTGTGCTCGGCGTGCCGTCCGAGATAGTTGATTTGTTCAAGCAACTTGTGCGTGAGGCCTATTTGCCAACGCGACCTGAACCGGGCTTTCGTCGACCAGACGATGCATTGCAGTTATTTCGGTGGGCCGATGAAGGAGCCAACCTAAATCGCACCGCGACGGCGGTTCTCGACTTGGCTTCAGGTCCGGAGGCGGCCGATCTGAGACAGATGCGACTGCATTTGCAGCGGTGGCGCGAACAGATAGATGAGCTTCTCAACCGCAACGAGGCTGAGGGTGCTGACGCCCCTCCCTCCCCAGGGGAGGTGGTGCATCCTGATGATCTGCAAAAAGGTCGCTGGGGAGGCAGGCCCGAACGCAATGGTCGTCGGCTAGAGGCGAAGATCGGAGAAGTTGATCGCGAATCTTTTGACGTGGATCTCACGGTACTTTCTACGGATGGTTCTCTCCTTGAGGGACCTGTGCTTTTTCATTTGCACGACTCGTTCCCGCGCAAGACGATCTACATTCGTCGAATTCGCGAGGGCAGCTCTGCTGTGCTCGAGGAGGTTAATGCTTACGGCACTTTCACGGTGGGCGCGCAAGTAAAAACTGCAGACGGGCGATGGACCGGCCTAGAACTTGATCTGGTCAACCTTCAGGGATTGCCGCGCCGCTTTATTGGTCGCTGA
- a CDS encoding trypsin-like serine peptidase yields METLTVERKQQLADLIARNVSLVMLADIVSSQGVVANFDEIRKAAPPDPHENIKSVALAVIEIYEKSQLLLRFIQELYRRGWSDSGFAQAMSGFLPLDRAGEQQAAFALRANFLQSPRLSRFLNDCEPKLCVITAKADLGGHVQYSNGTGFLVGPDLVLTARHVLKYHISKDGQQITPSPGPLYAFFDHLFGEPIINIDAITPQLRTRARAVEFANNWLVAACDDIPGEAFDEPTAEQILELQEKLDYALVRLVEPIGAYSRHVYGGTRRGWFDLSRFLERTPRRDDRIIIPQHPSGQPQRIDFGRFNKLDASLTRLRYDAETAGGTSGAPCFDQDYELVGVHNAAYRPHNIAVFNQAVHLAKIMNQLRDKYPPNADAGTSALWSVSPDSLKPRVIVGRKALMDWISGAMAEFPASRSQRVHAVEAERRGGKTFSIEILKAALRDASDRIVEFGTGVEKIPTTPADFASAVVTQLGIPPESIPAMPPRPSVEQSEGQSEDKLNDWLSDGIPRWFNNILLGARELKGNLTKEAKMRIDNPVPGVPPDPRDLDIANAVPPITERRSRWKRIWIVIDNAAKENIGPLSEIITALVGSRPEETAVPNELRRIRWLFLGEKPAFLGTISWENLNPSAVLANSEAVRECIRNFASSYNSTPQDQMLGLAAILVEELVSLEPLKSEYENPLKRLEALQIAIGSLQSKFARLFGASLT; encoded by the coding sequence TTGGAAACGTTGACTGTTGAAAGGAAGCAGCAACTCGCTGACCTGATCGCCAGGAACGTCTCCCTGGTGATGTTGGCCGACATTGTCAGCTCGCAGGGCGTCGTGGCGAATTTTGACGAAATCCGCAAGGCCGCACCACCAGATCCGCACGAGAATATCAAGAGCGTCGCGCTCGCGGTCATCGAGATCTATGAAAAATCTCAGCTGCTATTGCGTTTCATTCAGGAGCTCTATCGACGCGGCTGGTCCGATAGCGGTTTTGCTCAGGCAATGTCGGGCTTTCTGCCTCTCGACAGAGCCGGCGAACAGCAGGCTGCTTTCGCACTTCGTGCAAATTTCCTGCAGTCACCTCGGTTGAGCAGATTTCTGAACGACTGCGAACCAAAGCTCTGCGTCATTACGGCAAAGGCAGATCTTGGCGGTCACGTGCAATACAGCAACGGCACAGGCTTTCTAGTGGGGCCGGACTTGGTCCTGACTGCGCGACATGTCTTGAAGTATCACATTTCCAAGGATGGCCAGCAAATCACGCCCTCGCCAGGCCCATTGTACGCGTTTTTCGATCATCTCTTCGGTGAACCCATCATAAATATCGATGCTATTACGCCGCAGTTGCGGACGCGTGCTCGCGCGGTCGAGTTTGCCAATAATTGGCTGGTCGCCGCGTGCGACGACATCCCCGGGGAGGCGTTCGACGAACCGACTGCAGAACAAATCCTGGAGCTACAGGAAAAGCTCGATTACGCGCTGGTTCGCCTCGTTGAGCCGATTGGAGCCTACTCGCGGCATGTCTATGGCGGAACTCGTCGAGGGTGGTTCGATCTTTCACGCTTTCTTGAACGGACGCCGAGAAGAGACGACCGCATCATTATCCCACAACATCCCAGTGGCCAACCGCAACGTATCGATTTCGGTCGCTTCAACAAGCTCGATGCGTCCCTTACTCGGCTTCGGTATGACGCCGAAACTGCGGGTGGGACATCTGGGGCCCCATGCTTCGATCAGGACTACGAATTGGTCGGCGTGCACAACGCGGCGTACCGACCCCACAATATCGCCGTCTTCAATCAAGCCGTTCATCTCGCAAAAATAATGAACCAACTCCGCGACAAGTATCCTCCCAATGCGGATGCCGGCACGTCTGCTCTGTGGAGCGTCAGTCCGGATTCTCTCAAGCCGCGAGTCATCGTGGGGCGAAAAGCGCTAATGGACTGGATCAGCGGGGCAATGGCGGAGTTCCCGGCCAGCCGAAGCCAGCGGGTCCATGCGGTAGAGGCCGAGCGACGTGGTGGCAAGACATTCTCGATTGAGATCTTGAAGGCCGCGCTGAGAGATGCGTCAGATCGGATCGTCGAATTTGGCACCGGCGTGGAGAAGATCCCAACCACCCCCGCCGATTTTGCCTCCGCTGTTGTTACCCAACTCGGAATCCCACCCGAGAGCATTCCCGCGATGCCACCACGTCCTTCCGTTGAACAATCCGAAGGGCAGTCAGAGGATAAGCTCAATGATTGGTTGTCGGACGGGATTCCACGGTGGTTCAACAACATCCTCTTGGGGGCGCGTGAATTGAAGGGAAATCTGACTAAAGAGGCCAAGATGCGGATCGATAATCCAGTCCCAGGCGTCCCACCCGACCCTCGGGACTTGGACATAGCGAACGCAGTGCCGCCTATCACAGAAAGGCGCAGCCGCTGGAAGCGTATCTGGATCGTTATTGACAATGCCGCCAAGGAAAATATCGGCCCATTGAGTGAGATCATCACTGCGCTGGTAGGTTCCCGTCCTGAGGAAACTGCCGTGCCCAACGAGCTACGGCGGATCCGCTGGTTGTTCCTCGGCGAAAAGCCGGCCTTCCTCGGAACCATATCTTGGGAAAACCTTAACCCATCGGCAGTCCTGGCAAATAGCGAGGCGGTGAGGGAATGCATTCGCAACTTTGCATCGAGCTACAATTCGACTCCACAGGATCAGATGCTGGGGTTGGCTGCTATCCTTGTCGAGGAGCTCGTCAGCCTGGAGCCTTTGAAGTCTGAGTATGAGAACCCGCTCAAGCGGCTTGAGGCGCTGCAAATCGCTATCGGCTCGTTGCAATCAAAGTTCGCTCGTCTCTTTGGAGCATCTTTAACGTGA
- a CDS encoding trypsin-like serine peptidase: MPINIDEVVAGRLERVAPRAFRMFGVAGERTLESTGGGVQQSSSSAGLPNDADARAIADALKRESGRHAAAGPVAGRDLNIEADAIAAQLVARANEVLAQLRAGGSLGEVSAEGAYALESVMRVRGRPALNVEGDSIEPIDGQKHPGSEFWLTFRSDYENDLVSVASATGAVMVKDRMGIQPNWVQGTAWLVKSNLVMTNRHVLFPPWGMRLARRTPGETTTARFKSDLEVTIDFSFDDRQAGRPLTCPVSEVLYVSQDADPIDVALIRIGSPVETAQELPAPLSISSSPGDYQYIYVMGHPGKMPKVPENVLAVFGTPNERKRVSFGETIDTSAPGPNEFLHDASTIGGYSGGCVLPFLKREVIGLHYYGDPLSGNRAFTAAALRAHPVGQFL; this comes from the coding sequence GTGCCCATCAATATCGACGAAGTCGTCGCAGGACGTCTGGAGCGCGTCGCCCCGCGGGCGTTCCGCATGTTCGGCGTCGCGGGAGAGCGCACGCTCGAATCGACCGGCGGTGGTGTGCAGCAGTCGAGTAGTAGCGCCGGCTTGCCAAACGACGCAGATGCCAGGGCAATCGCAGACGCACTAAAGCGCGAGTCAGGGCGGCACGCGGCGGCTGGCCCGGTTGCCGGACGAGATCTCAACATCGAGGCCGATGCGATCGCGGCCCAACTTGTGGCGCGTGCGAACGAAGTGCTGGCGCAGCTGCGTGCCGGCGGCTCGCTCGGGGAGGTGTCCGCCGAGGGCGCCTACGCCTTGGAGTCTGTCATGCGAGTGCGCGGCCGTCCCGCGCTGAATGTCGAGGGCGATTCCATCGAGCCGATCGATGGCCAAAAACATCCGGGCTCGGAGTTCTGGCTGACGTTCCGCAGCGATTACGAAAACGATCTCGTCAGCGTTGCGAGCGCCACAGGCGCAGTGATGGTGAAGGATCGTATGGGCATTCAACCAAATTGGGTCCAGGGGACCGCCTGGCTGGTAAAATCCAACTTGGTGATGACCAATCGACACGTTCTATTCCCTCCATGGGGCATGCGATTGGCGCGTCGCACTCCGGGAGAGACCACGACTGCGCGCTTCAAGAGTGATCTTGAGGTCACTATCGATTTCTCCTTCGATGATCGCCAAGCCGGACGTCCCTTGACCTGCCCCGTGAGTGAGGTCCTGTATGTATCTCAAGACGCCGACCCAATAGACGTTGCCTTGATCAGGATCGGATCGCCCGTCGAAACCGCGCAGGAGTTGCCGGCGCCGCTTTCGATCTCGAGCAGTCCAGGCGACTATCAGTACATCTACGTGATGGGGCATCCGGGCAAAATGCCGAAGGTGCCTGAAAATGTGCTGGCCGTGTTCGGCACGCCAAATGAGCGCAAACGGGTGAGCTTCGGTGAGACGATCGACACCAGTGCGCCGGGACCCAACGAATTCCTGCACGATGCGTCCACGATCGGGGGATACTCCGGTGGTTGCGTCCTGCCTTTCCTGAAGAGGGAGGTAATCGGTCTGCACTACTACGGTGATCCACTGAGCGGTAACCGTGCATTCACAGCAGCAGCATTGCGCGCGCACCCAGTCGGGCAGTTCTTGTAA
- a CDS encoding S8 family peptidase gives MAEVAVENADLAALLTAWRHEQAGQNGGGRPVRFVIELRQPVSDEAIVHSVQQALSIQVSVFPLFPNASDLEQFRRLSVPHVTRPDRADLFEAATSLRDLLGAETVEPDLGTDYFECDCESPDPGAPESADWTFWCWANAEKDKPADRNWAIDKSLVKQAWEFATSEGRLAKGKDVLVFQPDTGVAPQHAELPPNLDADPRSANFVEVGERPIDPLRTGLNPGHGTGTASVVASPEPGAMTGSAPLATLVPIRCIESVSVLDQSPVAQAVNHAVEKGAHVITMSLGGIPSRALHAAVQKAVRNNIIVLAAAGNCVSEVVWPARYAEVIALGGINEAFKPWRGSCFGPAVAFSAPAEFVLRADAKHPSGELAASGGQGTSFATALTAGIAALWLAFHGRDALIAKLPEGRSLQWLFRSLVAATAQVPGDFDRENFGAGIIDALALLKADPAVAIASGGTEAAAGPGSDELKDLLVRTFGIGVEAVGPAVDDRQHAAELACAAFDRLRAAKTLRAHVESMPPPLLSPALRAKLGTGIDILRLN, from the coding sequence ATGGCTGAAGTGGCGGTTGAGAATGCCGATTTAGCGGCGTTGTTGACGGCTTGGCGTCATGAGCAGGCCGGCCAGAACGGAGGCGGGCGCCCGGTTCGCTTCGTGATCGAGCTGCGTCAGCCGGTCAGCGACGAGGCGATCGTCCATTCCGTCCAACAAGCTCTGTCGATCCAGGTCAGCGTCTTTCCGTTGTTCCCGAATGCATCGGATTTGGAGCAGTTTCGGCGGCTTTCCGTTCCTCATGTCACGCGTCCAGACCGTGCCGACTTGTTTGAAGCGGCGACAAGCCTTCGTGATCTGCTTGGTGCGGAAACGGTCGAGCCCGATCTTGGGACCGACTACTTTGAGTGCGACTGTGAGTCTCCCGATCCGGGCGCGCCGGAAAGCGCTGATTGGACGTTTTGGTGCTGGGCCAATGCTGAGAAGGACAAGCCGGCCGACCGAAACTGGGCGATCGACAAGTCCTTGGTCAAGCAGGCTTGGGAGTTTGCGACTTCGGAAGGACGCCTTGCCAAGGGCAAGGATGTGCTGGTGTTTCAGCCCGACACCGGCGTAGCGCCACAGCACGCAGAACTGCCACCCAACCTTGACGCCGACCCTCGTTCTGCGAATTTCGTTGAGGTGGGCGAACGCCCGATCGATCCTCTGAGAACTGGTCTAAATCCGGGGCACGGCACCGGTACTGCGAGCGTCGTAGCAAGCCCTGAGCCGGGTGCAATGACCGGTTCGGCACCGCTTGCAACCCTCGTCCCGATCCGATGCATCGAAAGCGTCTCGGTGCTCGACCAGAGTCCTGTCGCACAGGCCGTCAATCACGCGGTTGAGAAAGGCGCCCATGTCATCACAATGAGCCTTGGCGGCATCCCGAGTCGCGCGCTCCACGCTGCCGTCCAAAAGGCTGTTCGTAACAACATCATCGTGCTCGCCGCGGCGGGCAATTGCGTGAGCGAGGTGGTCTGGCCTGCTCGCTACGCCGAGGTCATCGCGCTGGGCGGAATCAACGAAGCGTTCAAACCGTGGAGGGGATCGTGCTTCGGGCCAGCCGTGGCGTTCTCGGCGCCGGCCGAATTCGTCTTGCGGGCCGATGCCAAACATCCGAGCGGCGAGCTCGCCGCGAGCGGCGGGCAGGGCACCTCGTTTGCGACGGCGTTGACCGCCGGTATAGCGGCGCTGTGGCTCGCTTTTCACGGACGCGATGCTCTCATTGCGAAGCTGCCCGAAGGCCGTTCGCTTCAATGGCTGTTTCGCTCGCTGGTGGCCGCAACGGCTCAGGTGCCAGGCGATTTTGATCGCGAGAACTTTGGTGCCGGCATCATTGATGCGCTTGCCCTCTTGAAGGCGGATCCGGCCGTTGCGATTGCCTCCGGCGGAACGGAGGCCGCTGCGGGGCCTGGTTCTGATGAATTGAAGGATCTGCTCGTTCGGACGTTTGGTATCGGGGTGGAGGCCGTCGGTCCGGCAGTCGACGACCGTCAGCATGCCGCTGAGCTTGCCTGCGCCGCCTTCGATCGACTACGCGCGGCAAAGACCTTGCGGGCCCATGTCGAAAGCATGCCGCCACCGTTACTGTCGCCCGCGCTGCGTGCAAAGCTCGGAACTGGAATCGATATACTGCGCTTAAATTGA
- a CDS encoding outer membrane protein encodes MKNLLLVTCSILALGAVAPAFGADLAAQPVYKAPPPQVAAAIYDWSGLYIGINGGWGLSDATGGTVGGQIGYRQQMGQAVFGIEGQGNWADFSGSNVSSTFPLNTNRSATDAFGLITGLVGYTSNNVLLYAKGGAAVTSNTYQVTSTLTGAQLASTDNTRLGAAVGAGVEVGFAPNWTVGVEYDHLFMPDANVNFTTAAGVVATDRIRQDFDLLTLRVNYKFSPPVLRY; translated from the coding sequence ATGAAGAACTTGTTGCTTGTGACTTGCAGCATCCTCGCGCTTGGCGCGGTCGCACCCGCATTCGGCGCGGATCTCGCTGCGCAGCCCGTCTATAAGGCGCCACCGCCGCAGGTCGCGGCCGCGATCTACGACTGGAGCGGTTTGTACATCGGTATCAACGGCGGTTGGGGCCTCAGCGATGCAACCGGTGGCACCGTGGGTGGCCAGATCGGCTATCGCCAGCAGATGGGCCAGGCGGTGTTTGGTATTGAAGGTCAGGGCAACTGGGCTGATTTCAGCGGCTCCAATGTCAGCAGCACCTTCCCGCTCAACACCAACCGCAGCGCGACCGATGCATTCGGCCTGATCACCGGCCTGGTCGGCTACACCTCCAACAACGTTCTGCTTTACGCCAAGGGCGGTGCTGCGGTGACGAGCAACACCTATCAGGTCACCTCAACCCTGACCGGCGCGCAGCTGGCGAGCACCGATAATACGCGTTTGGGCGCAGCTGTCGGCGCGGGTGTGGAAGTCGGCTTTGCGCCGAACTGGACGGTCGGCGTCGAGTACGATCACCTTTTCATGCCGGACGCCAACGTGAACTTCACCACGGCCGCTGGTGTGGTCGCGACCGATCGCATCCGCCAGGATTTCGATCTCCTGACCCTGCGGGTCAATTACAAGTTTAGCCCGCCGGTTCTCCGATACTGA
- a CDS encoding cytochrome-c peroxidase has product MRGIVKKLAWVLHLVRKLSVAAVVVLASSEARPEDDWMRAARQIFKPIPSIMPAVKDNPVTHDKVELGKMLFFDPRLSASGIISCNSCHNLGTGGVDAGPTSVGHGWQQGPRRAPTVYNAVFNLAQFWDGRAADLKAQAKGPVQARVEMNATPDHVLDTLNSMSDYVIMFKKAFPNEASPVTFDNFAKAIEAFEATLITPAAPFDQYLEGDTTALNDQQKAGLKLFIQTGCSSCHDGINVGGQGYFPFGVIERPGATLLPASDKGRYAVTKAASDEYVFRAAPLRNVALRAPYFHSGQVWSLKQAVGVMGETQLGIELSNKEKNDIVAFLNSLTGQLPKIEYPKLPTRTDATPRPSLGG; this is encoded by the coding sequence ATGAGAGGTATTGTGAAAAAGTTAGCGTGGGTGCTTCACCTTGTACGCAAGCTATCCGTTGCGGCCGTTGTAGTGTTGGCCTCGTCAGAGGCTAGGCCCGAAGATGATTGGATGAGAGCTGCTAGGCAGATTTTCAAACCGATCCCCTCGATTATGCCTGCTGTGAAGGACAATCCGGTCACCCACGACAAGGTCGAACTCGGCAAGATGCTGTTCTTCGATCCGCGGCTGTCAGCCAGCGGGATCATCAGCTGCAATAGCTGCCATAATCTTGGTACCGGCGGTGTCGATGCCGGTCCGACCTCGGTCGGGCACGGCTGGCAGCAGGGCCCACGTCGGGCACCCACTGTTTATAACGCGGTATTCAATCTGGCGCAGTTCTGGGATGGACGTGCCGCAGACCTCAAGGCGCAAGCTAAGGGGCCCGTGCAGGCGCGTGTGGAAATGAACGCGACCCCAGATCATGTGCTCGATACATTAAATTCGATGAGTGACTATGTGATCATGTTCAAGAAGGCGTTCCCGAACGAGGCGTCGCCGGTCACCTTTGACAACTTCGCGAAGGCGATCGAGGCATTTGAAGCGACTCTGATTACACCCGCTGCTCCATTCGATCAGTACCTTGAAGGCGATACGACTGCTCTCAATGATCAGCAGAAGGCAGGATTGAAGCTCTTCATTCAAACGGGGTGCTCCTCTTGTCACGACGGAATCAACGTCGGTGGACAGGGTTACTTCCCGTTCGGCGTGATCGAAAGGCCGGGCGCAACTCTGCTTCCGGCTTCCGACAAGGGCCGATACGCGGTCACCAAGGCGGCCAGTGACGAGTACGTTTTCCGCGCCGCGCCGTTGCGCAATGTCGCGTTGAGGGCCCCATACTTCCATTCAGGCCAGGTTTGGAGCCTCAAGCAAGCGGTTGGCGTGATGGGTGAAACCCAGCTTGGCATCGAGCTCAGCAATAAGGAAAAGAACGATATTGTTGCGTTTCTGAATTCGCTGACTGGTCAGCTGCCTAAGATTGAGTATCCGAAATTGCCCACGCGTACCGACGCGACGCCGCGGCCCTCTTTAGGCGGATAG